One segment of Neisseria mucosa DNA contains the following:
- a CDS encoding complex I 51 kDa subunit family protein: protein MNQANQNLLHPSRQVGADLAAWRKVGGGEGLLAALADPQSIVSKLQEANLCGMGGAGFPTWRKWEAAVAAQSKNGDKYVVCNANEDEPGTFKDRVLLAKTPHQVIEGVLIAAVACRANKAILYINPHQTESIASITPAIEQWKNSDLFIRIENYLGKPLDLQLVETSGRYIGGEETAVISWLEGGFPFPRRKPPFPAESGVNGEPTLINNTETFANIPQILAKGAEWYKSLGLGDAAGTKLYSLSGDVLNPGLYELPMGTTLKSLIFDHGGGMLEGRTFKAVFTGGPSNTLLTAKDLDVPLDFVSVRERKSSLGTGAMIVISEGTSVVRKVSEYVEFFAANSCGQCPPCKGGTFQLSRLLNRVDTGIGTPDDLRALQSLCQLLPRSGRCGLIDGAVTVLQSSLRTFPEEYGLPAEQE, encoded by the coding sequence ATGAATCAAGCCAATCAAAACTTACTGCACCCTTCCCGCCAAGTCGGCGCAGATTTAGCCGCATGGCGTAAAGTTGGCGGCGGCGAAGGCCTGTTGGCGGCGCTTGCTGATCCTCAAAGCATTGTTTCCAAACTGCAAGAAGCCAATCTTTGCGGTATGGGCGGCGCAGGTTTCCCGACCTGGCGCAAATGGGAGGCTGCCGTTGCCGCCCAAAGCAAAAATGGCGACAAATACGTCGTCTGCAATGCCAACGAAGACGAACCGGGTACATTCAAAGACCGCGTTTTGCTGGCAAAAACGCCGCACCAAGTTATCGAAGGCGTCCTGATTGCCGCCGTTGCCTGCCGCGCCAACAAAGCGATTTTGTACATCAACCCGCATCAAACCGAATCCATCGCCTCCATCACACCGGCCATCGAGCAATGGAAAAACAGCGATTTGTTTATCCGCATTGAAAACTACTTGGGCAAACCTTTGGATTTGCAGCTGGTTGAAACTTCGGGCCGTTATATCGGCGGCGAAGAAACCGCTGTCATTTCATGGTTGGAAGGCGGTTTCCCCTTCCCTCGCCGCAAACCGCCTTTCCCTGCCGAAAGCGGTGTCAACGGTGAACCGACCCTAATCAACAACACCGAAACCTTCGCCAATATTCCGCAAATCCTTGCCAAAGGTGCGGAATGGTACAAATCGCTGGGTTTGGGCGATGCCGCAGGTACGAAACTCTACTCGCTCTCTGGCGACGTATTGAATCCGGGCCTGTACGAGCTGCCGATGGGTACAACGCTGAAATCACTGATTTTCGATCACGGCGGCGGTATGCTTGAAGGCCGCACGTTTAAAGCCGTCTTTACCGGCGGCCCGTCAAACACGCTTCTGACTGCCAAAGATTTGGATGTGCCATTGGACTTCGTTTCCGTGCGCGAACGCAAATCCAGCCTCGGTACGGGTGCGATGATTGTGATTTCCGAAGGCACGAGTGTAGTGCGTAAAGTATCTGAATATGTGGAGTTTTTTGCTGCCAACTCATGCGGACAATGCCCACCGTGCAAAGGCGGCACGTTCCAACTTTCCCGCCTGCTCAACCGCGTGGACACCGGCATCGGCACCCCCGACGACCTGCGCGCCTTGCAAAGCCTGTGCCAACTGTTGCCACGAAGCGGCCGTTGCGGTTTGATTGACGGCGCGGTAACGGTTCTGCAAAGTTCGCTGCGTACCTTCCCCGAAGAGTACGGCCTGCCGGCGGAGCAGGAGTAA
- a CDS encoding FAD-binding protein, whose product MANKIQGIDYETALANLRASSLELRGDLPEKNELLSQFHPDYQADARVKLPIGPNQGDYCHPDLAKLLISQPLIDDYDLSGAEHLNTDVLVIGGGGAGAAAALSATEAGARVIMANKLRIGDSNTVMAEGGIQAAVGAEDSLQQHFDDTIKGGHNAGKKELVAQMVTDAPAAIRWLIGLGMTFDLAKGADSNGMLSRKRAGGTTVPRILSYRDFTGLEMMRVLREAVELDENITQLNRHPAIELLSDEHGRCVGAILYDLEKRSLVLVHAKAVVLATGGSGRLHLQGFATSNHYGATADGLVMAYRIGAKLRDVDSFQYHPTGVAHPPHLAGALISEAVRSAGTKLVNGLGERFVDELQPRDVVAAAILRECREGRGVVRDGQVGVFLDTPRLIANDPDVLNRLVTLGHVAHKCGIDPAVEPMMIHPTLHYQNGGVEINGDGATCVEGLYCAGEVTGGIHGRNRLMGNALLDIISFGRRAGKAAANCGLPLKKVRGGVGHVHDLQREMTRAGLTSDIKAPVLYPDYGKFDLREHAGLQEQQS is encoded by the coding sequence ATGGCTAACAAAATTCAAGGCATAGACTACGAAACCGCCCTTGCCAATCTGCGTGCATCCTCATTGGAACTGCGTGGCGATTTACCTGAAAAAAACGAATTGCTGAGCCAATTTCACCCTGACTATCAGGCCGATGCGCGTGTGAAACTGCCTATCGGCCCGAACCAAGGCGATTACTGCCACCCTGACCTGGCTAAACTCTTAATCAGTCAGCCTCTGATTGACGACTACGATTTGTCGGGTGCGGAACACCTGAACACCGACGTCTTGGTAATCGGCGGCGGCGGTGCGGGTGCGGCGGCGGCGTTATCCGCGACCGAAGCAGGCGCGCGCGTGATTATGGCGAACAAGCTGCGTATCGGCGACAGCAATACCGTGATGGCCGAAGGCGGCATTCAAGCGGCAGTCGGCGCGGAAGACAGCCTGCAGCAACACTTTGACGACACCATCAAAGGCGGCCACAACGCAGGCAAAAAAGAATTGGTGGCGCAAATGGTTACCGACGCGCCGGCCGCCATCCGTTGGCTGATCGGCTTGGGCATGACTTTCGACCTTGCCAAAGGCGCGGACAGCAACGGCATGCTGAGTCGCAAACGTGCAGGCGGTACAACCGTGCCGCGTATTTTGAGCTACCGCGACTTTACCGGCCTCGAAATGATGCGCGTACTACGCGAGGCGGTCGAACTCGACGAAAACATCACTCAGCTCAACCGCCACCCCGCCATCGAATTATTATCGGACGAACACGGCCGCTGCGTCGGCGCGATTTTGTACGATTTGGAAAAACGCTCCTTGGTATTGGTTCACGCCAAAGCCGTGGTCTTGGCAACCGGCGGCAGCGGACGTCTGCACCTGCAAGGTTTCGCCACATCCAACCACTATGGCGCGACTGCAGACGGCCTGGTGATGGCTTACCGCATCGGCGCGAAACTGCGCGATGTCGACTCTTTCCAATACCACCCGACCGGCGTCGCCCATCCGCCACACTTGGCAGGCGCGCTGATTTCTGAAGCCGTCCGCTCTGCAGGCACCAAACTGGTCAACGGTTTGGGCGAGCGTTTCGTTGACGAATTGCAGCCGCGCGACGTTGTTGCCGCCGCGATTCTGCGCGAATGTCGCGAAGGCCGCGGCGTGGTGCGCGACGGTCAAGTCGGTGTATTCCTCGATACGCCGCGCCTGATTGCCAACGACCCCGATGTATTGAACCGTTTGGTAACACTCGGCCACGTCGCCCACAAATGCGGTATCGACCCTGCTGTTGAGCCGATGATGATTCATCCAACCCTGCACTATCAAAACGGCGGCGTCGAAATCAACGGCGACGGCGCGACTTGCGTGGAAGGCCTCTATTGCGCCGGCGAAGTAACCGGCGGCATCCACGGCCGCAACCGCCTGATGGGCAATGCACTTCTGGACATCATCAGCTTCGGCCGCCGTGCCGGTAAAGCCGCGGCAAATTGCGGCCTGCCACTGAAAAAAGTGCGCGGCGGTGTCGGACACGTCCACGACCTGCAACGCGAAATGACCCGTGCAGGCCTGACCAGCGACATCAAAGCCCCCGTTTTATATCCCGACTACGGCAAATTCGATTTGCGCGAACACGCCGGTTTGCAGGAGCAACAATCATGA
- a CDS encoding 2Fe-2S iron-sulfur cluster-binding protein: MSENLLTLTIDGHEVKASADSSIIQAYARSGNAITANVGCMGQGVCGSCRCMIRKEGEREVTTALACETKVEEGMQVSFLDYFIPEHIQYYDVSEIGDGWNWLDDTAKAFPEAQNCRHCGGCNRACPKGLQVENGVAQVVSGDFGAAALTFDQCVMCNLCTLSCPEHIRPNHLGLFARRMKAARTLRPVDLMRRLREIDSGKMKVEFEEEAL; this comes from the coding sequence ATGAGTGAAAATTTGTTAACCCTGACCATAGACGGCCACGAAGTCAAAGCTTCCGCCGATTCGTCAATCATCCAAGCCTATGCACGTTCGGGCAATGCGATTACTGCCAACGTCGGCTGCATGGGTCAAGGCGTATGCGGTTCCTGCCGCTGCATGATTCGTAAAGAAGGCGAGCGCGAAGTAACCACTGCACTGGCATGCGAGACCAAAGTAGAGGAAGGCATGCAGGTCAGCTTCTTGGACTACTTTATTCCGGAGCATATCCAATATTACGACGTGAGTGAGATTGGCGACGGCTGGAACTGGTTGGACGATACCGCCAAAGCCTTCCCCGAAGCGCAAAACTGTCGTCATTGTGGCGGCTGCAACCGCGCCTGCCCTAAAGGTTTGCAAGTGGAAAACGGCGTAGCGCAGGTAGTTTCCGGTGATTTCGGCGCGGCTGCGCTGACCTTCGACCAATGCGTAATGTGCAACCTCTGCACCCTCTCCTGCCCAGAACACATCCGTCCAAACCACTTGGGCCTGTTCGCCCGCCGCATGAAAGCGGCGCGTACATTGCGTCCGGTGGATTTGATGCGCCGCCTGCGCGAAATCGACAGCGGCAAAATGAAAGTCGAATTTGAAGAGGAGGCACTGTGA